ATGTACCATCAGGACTAACGGCAACAGATTGCACATAATTGGAATGACCCCGTAAGGTCTGAATTTCTCTGCCATCTTTGAGACTAAAAATCTTAATTGAATTGTCATCACTACCGCTAACAATCAAATCGTAAATTGGGAGTAGGGCAATTGTTGTGACTGATTTAGAGTGACTCTTGATGTTCAGTACCTCTTGAGATGAGTTTATGTCCCAAACCCTGAGAGTTGCATCATCGCCACCACTGATAATCTTGTCTCCCCTTGAAGTAAAGACCAGGGAACGAACAGCTTTTGTATGCTTAAAAGAACGTGTTAGGGGTTGCCCATTGTTAAGATTCCATAACTTGATGGTGCTGTCGTCATTACCAAAAGCAGCAACTTCGCGACCTTGATCGATAGAAACTGAGCGTACACCACCCAGCCAGCTAGAGTCACTACTAAATGTGTGAACGTAATACCATACCTCAGCCATACGCTTTACCCAGTAGTTTAAAGGTTGTTCATAACTTAAGAGTTCCCTGGTTTTCACACATCCTAACTGGGGAAGCCAAATTTATCGCAGATTGTTGCTATCACTACCAATACCTCTCGCCTGTCCGTTCAAAAGCTTGCATTCACTAACTCTTGTACAGTGTATGCGACAATTCTACGGAATAGGGGTGGCGGTGGCTTTGGGAGAAATTCCCCTAGAACGCATTGCTGAAAGCGATATTTGTGCTAACTATTCTCTCTATTCCTCTGTAGCTTCGACTTCGTCGGGGGTAGAGTTGCAAAACTGCGAAATTATAGTGCTGGGAAATTCGCCCCAGTCTGCTAGCGATTATGATGTGTCTGGGGGGAGCGAACACCAGGGGCCGCCAGGGGGTGGGCCTGTGGCTGCGATCGCCTCTACCCACTCGCCCGCCAATACACTAGAGTTAAGATAACTCCACTCTGCCTTTCCCCATGCTGCAAGCTTTTCTGGCGATTCTGGCGTTAATTTCTGCCATTGGTTTGGTTGGTTCAATTCGCGTGATCAAAGAAGCCCACGAAGCCCTGGTTGAACGCTTAGGGCGGTATAATCGCCGCCTCAAACCCGGTCTGAATTTTATCATCCCGTTCATCGAAACCATTGTGATTGAAGCCTTGATGAGCGAACGGGTGCTAGAGGTTCCCCCGCAACAAGCGATTACGAAAGATAGCGTATCGCTCAAAGCTGACGCGGTGGTTTACTGGCAAATCCTTGACTTGCGGCGCGCCTACTATGCGATTGATAACGTAGAAATGGGGATTAGGAACCTGATTTTGACTATGTTGCGTTCCGATATTGGTCAAATGAACCTCGATGAAACCTTTGCTTCGCGTAAAGAAATCAACCAGTCGCTGTTGCGCCAACTTGATGAAGGAACCGGAACTTGGGGGGTCAAAATTACGCGGGTAGAAGTGCGAGATATTACGCCAGCCAAAACCGTGATTGATTCAATGGAGTTGGAACGGGCGGCCGAAATTCGCAAGCGGGCTGCTATTCTGGATGCCCAGGGGAGTGCAGAATCAATGGAAATTCTCGCTCAAGCCTTGAAGTTAGACCCCAATAGCCGCGAATTTCTGAAGTTCTTGGTGGCGCAACGCTATGTAGAAGCCAACCAAAAGTTAGGGGAAAGCCCAAACTCCAAAGTCGTCTTCATGGACCCCAAAGCCTTAACCCATGCAATGGCGGAATTAATTGAAGGTCAGCCTTATACGGGTGAAAGCGACACCAATGGCAACAGTTCTCACCGATAGCTGCAAAAATAGAAACCCGGTTTCTTGAGGAGAAACCAGGTTAATCATTTGGGGTTAGGCAAATCTAACGGTCTTGAACTTTGTTAGGACCTGTTGGCGTTGATTGAGGATAGCTAGACCATTGGTTAGGACCTTTCCCAATAGCGGCTTTAATCTCTTCGCTGCGTTGTTTTCCGAGTTTGCGACCCATTTCTTTAGCTTGTTCCGGGGTGCGCTGGTTGCCTTTTACGGGTTGGTTGACTAAGCCTTGGGTTTCGATGACGTGTTCTTTGGGGTTCTCGACATATTCCCAGCTTTCGCCATTTTCCCAAGTTCCCTGACCTTGGTTCCAAGGGCCGCGCACGCTGGCACCGTTAGACATATTCATGTAGATGTGGGTATAACGGGGGTCGCCTTGAAGGACGCCGGGAGGGAAGTTCGGCTGAATGGTTTCTAAAGCGGCTTCAAACATCTTGAAGTGGGAAACTTCCCGCGTCATCAGGAAACCAAGCGTTTCTTTCACGTAAGGATCGTCGGTGAATTGCATTAAGTGTTCATAGACAAGTTTGGCGCGAGATTCAGCCGCAATATCTGAACGCAAGTCTACGCTAAGGTCGCCATTGGCATTCACATAAGAACCCGACCAGGGGGTTCCTTGACTATCGGTGAGTCTGGGGCCGCCACCGGATAGCGCTAAAAACTGAGGATTGGTTAGCGCTTGGTGAATCATCTGTTCCTTCTCCATATTGCCGCTGAAGAAGCTGGTAATCATGTTACTATCGGCGGCATTTTTCAATTCGCCGTTGACACCATCTAAAAGTAAAGTAATGGTGGCTCCAACTATTTCTAAGTGGCTTAATTCTTCGGTGGCAATATCCATCAGCATATCGTATTTATCGGGATAGGGCTGACGGGCGGAAAAGGCTTGGACAAAATACTGCATGGCGGCGGCGAGTTCTCCATTTGGGCCGCCAAATTGTTCTAGAAGTAAGCTGGCAAAGCGAGGGTCTGCGCCGGATACGCGCACGTTAAATTGTAATTCTTTGACGTGATGAAACATTGAAAAGTCCTTTGGTTTTGAATCAACTCTAGGTTTCCGATGGAGAAGTCTGACGAGCAGGGAATTCTATTTACTACTTCATCGCAGATTAGAGCGAACGTACTCTATCAAAAGTATTTATTTGTTAGGGTTAGGATAATTTGGGTTGCAGGTTAGCCCGCTCAAAGGCAGTTAGGGTAAGGGAGGGGCGAATTTAGCGATCGCCCTGGTTGTAGCGCTCTCTGAACCGATAACTGTTGCGAACACTCGCCAATTTTACTAACTTGAGACGGATGCAAAAGCAAGCCAATGCAATAGCAAGCATTGACTTTGAGAATTCCTTCTTATTTTTGCTGCTGAGAAATATAGCTGCGCCAACCCCCAAATTGGGTAATTTCTTGTTGTCCTTCACAAAGGAAGGGTTCGCCTAAAACACCGAGGACTTCTTCACCGTCTTGGAGGCGAATTTTGCCAATCGTTAAACCCGGAGGTTCTTTGAGGAGAATTTCGCTTAAGCCTGTAGGGGAAACCTGCCACACCTCTAGAGCGATCGCGCTTCCTCCAGTTTGGGTGCGGATCATCGCCGGATAGCGATCGCCAATACTCCACAACCGATAGCAAGGTTCTGTCCAAGCCTCGCGGACAAATATAGCCCCAACCGCTAGCAGATTGCCATTGAGTTCTAACCCCCGCATTAGGGTACCATTAACCGCTAGATGAAGATCGCTCATAGCTACAGGTAATGGGCCACATCCACAAAGCTACAAATGCTGATGATTAATAATAACAGGGCGCTGGCTCGCACCACTTGAGCATGGGGAGAGGGCGCGATCGCTTCTCGGACAAGCGTTGTGGTTGCTAACCCCACAGCATAACTCGAACCCAACACTAAATAGGGCCATTGCTGTTCGATCAACCAAACCGCTAGCCAACCCACGGCAGAAATTGAGAGAACCAAATCCACGCATTGCACGGGATGATCTAAGGTTGATTGCAGAAAAGTCTGCCACCAAAAACGCCACCATCGCATAACGGAATTGCTCAATTGATTACGTCTGGATCTTACCCAGTGTATCGCCATTTTTCTTGCTGCTGTAGGCAGGCGATCGCCTCCGCCATCTCCACCTGGGGAAAATACCGATAAAATCGACTGACGCTATAGAACGGATCGGGAGTAGCCAAAACGATAACGCGATCGCTCCAAGCCTGCAAATCAGGCATTAAACTTTGAGGCGCTACAGGCGTACAAATCCAGATTTGGGCGGGGTTTTGGGTTCGCACGGCCTTCACCGCAACAGCCATTGTCATTCCGGTGGCAATGCCATCATCTACAATTAGAGCGATCGCGCCGGTTGCTGTCTGAGAGGGACACCAAGGAGCCAGTTGAACCCATTGGTCTTGCGCCTTCTTTTGCGCCTTCAGCCGCCAGAGATCGCGCAGAGTTAAGCGATGGGGCGTCATGCGAGTTAAAATATGAGCCAGTTTCCGACCCGCCCAAAGCACTTGACCATCCGCCGTCACTGCACCAATGGCTAATTCTGGGTTTTTGGGTCGCGTAATTTTTTTTGCCACGATCGCGCTTAACGGACAGCGTAACTGTTGAGCAATCGGCTCGGCAATCGGCAAACCCCCCCTAGGCAAAGCATACACAATCGGTAAAGCTTGCTCGGTATGGGGGGGAAATTCGGCTGCAATGACACTCGCGAGTTGTTGACCCGCTTCAGCGCGATCGCGAAAGAGAACGCCAGATGACATGATTGCTTAAAATAGAATTCGCCTAGTCTTGATTTCCATATTGGCTGATTTTGAACGAAATCCCCGGAAATCAAGGGAATGTTAAAATTTCAACCGCAAGCCTGTCTAACATTCAGTCCCCGCGCCTATTGAGAAACCTCAATACGCGAAGCGATTCTTGCAAGAATCGAGCAATTGTCATCTATTAAATCCTCATGGCCAGCGACGAGCAACTGAACCTATTCGATCCGGTTTCGTTTAGCGAACCGGCATCTGCACCGGGGTTTCAACCCGAACTGATTCCCACAAGTGCCAAAATTCCCATCCCGCCTGGAACTTATCGCAGTACCCAAGAACTCTTTCCCCACTGCGATCGCTGTTTTCGGTGCGGCTTAGGCAACACCCGCACCCACGCCGTTGTCGAACGGGGAAATCCCCAAGCGCCCATCATGATTATCGGTGAAGGGCCCGGACAAAATGAAGACGAACAGGGTTTACCCTTTGTAGGCAAATCCGGTCAACTTTTAGAAAAGATTCTCGCCTCCGTCGAACTCGATACTAATCGCGATGTCTATATCTGCAACATCGTCAAGTGTCGTCCTCCGGAAAACCGCAAACCCACCGCCACCGAAATTGCTGCTTGCAAACCCTACTTGCTCGAACAAATTCGCCTGGTAGACCCCAAAATTATCCTATTAACTGGGGCGACCTCCCTGCAAGGCTTGCTGGGCGAAAAACGCGGGATTACCAAAATTCGCGGCGAGTGGATGGAATGGGAAGGACGCTTATGTATGCCGATTTTTCACCCGGCTTATCTTCTGCGTAACCCTTCGCGAGAAACCGGCAGCCCAAAATGGTTGATGTGGCAAGATATCCAAAATGTCAAAAACAAATTAGACGAAATTCGCGCGACTTCCTAACGCCGCAGATCCTTAAGCGAATTTGGGGCTACCTGACCCTATCCCAATTGGGGTAGCCTTGGGCAGGTTTTGTGGGGCGGTGTTCTTTGGGCAGTGAGTCATTGGCATCGTCTGGCACAGCAGCCTCTGGGCAACCACATAAGGGGATTTCTCCAATCGGGCAAGCGGGTAGCGTTTCTTCCTCAGCTTGTCCGGTTTTGAGACGAAACACTAAGCGATCGCGAATTTGGCTGAGTTGCGTTTGGTTATCAACAGCCGATCGCGGTAAAGGAACTTCATTATTCGGCCAGCTTGGCAAATCGCTACAGGGACAGCTTTCAGGCGGCATTCCCACCATCCGCGAGGGGATGGGGAGGGTACACCGGCTGCATACCACCAATTCCCATTCGGGCTTGAGCAGTTCGGTGATGGTTTCGTTCGTGCCATCTAAAAAGCAGTCTCCTGACTGGGGAGAGGTAATCGTCTGCCAGCATTGTTCAAACGCTTCGCTGTAGCCATTTCCCTCAAAAATCGGGCGGGGCAACAGGGCTTGGTTGGTGTGGCTAACAATCACCTTTTTTCCAAGCTGAAACCAATAGGCTAAATATTGTTTAACTTGCGTTTCTGATGCCATAATCCGCCTACAACTCCGTGCAATTTCCTGGTGTCTGGTTGACCTATCCACTGGGGATAGGGCTTTAATTATGAAGTTAGGTCACAATCTGTTTCTGAGTTCAA
This Desertifilum tharense IPPAS B-1220 DNA region includes the following protein-coding sequences:
- a CDS encoding phosphoribosyltransferase, with protein sequence MSSGVLFRDRAEAGQQLASVIAAEFPPHTEQALPIVYALPRGGLPIAEPIAQQLRCPLSAIVAKKITRPKNPELAIGAVTADGQVLWAGRKLAHILTRMTPHRLTLRDLWRLKAQKKAQDQWVQLAPWCPSQTATGAIALIVDDGIATGMTMAVAVKAVRTQNPAQIWICTPVAPQSLMPDLQAWSDRVIVLATPDPFYSVSRFYRYFPQVEMAEAIACLQQQEKWRYTG
- a CDS encoding manganese catalase family protein, which gives rise to MFHHVKELQFNVRVSGADPRFASLLLEQFGGPNGELAAAMQYFVQAFSARQPYPDKYDMLMDIATEELSHLEIVGATITLLLDGVNGELKNAADSNMITSFFSGNMEKEQMIHQALTNPQFLALSGGGPRLTDSQGTPWSGSYVNANGDLSVDLRSDIAAESRAKLVYEHLMQFTDDPYVKETLGFLMTREVSHFKMFEAALETIQPNFPPGVLQGDPRYTHIYMNMSNGASVRGPWNQGQGTWENGESWEYVENPKEHVIETQGLVNQPVKGNQRTPEQAKEMGRKLGKQRSEEIKAAIGKGPNQWSSYPQSTPTGPNKVQDR
- a CDS encoding SPFH domain-containing protein gives rise to the protein MLQAFLAILALISAIGLVGSIRVIKEAHEALVERLGRYNRRLKPGLNFIIPFIETIVIEALMSERVLEVPPQQAITKDSVSLKADAVVYWQILDLRRAYYAIDNVEMGIRNLILTMLRSDIGQMNLDETFASRKEINQSLLRQLDEGTGTWGVKITRVEVRDITPAKTVIDSMELERAAEIRKRAAILDAQGSAESMEILAQALKLDPNSREFLKFLVAQRYVEANQKLGESPNSKVVFMDPKALTHAMAELIEGQPYTGESDTNGNSSHR
- a CDS encoding gamma-glutamylcyclotransferase, giving the protein MSDLHLAVNGTLMRGLELNGNLLAVGAIFVREAWTEPCYRLWSIGDRYPAMIRTQTGGSAIALEVWQVSPTGLSEILLKEPPGLTIGKIRLQDGEEVLGVLGEPFLCEGQQEITQFGGWRSYISQQQK
- a CDS encoding ring-opening amidohydrolase → MRQFYGIGVAVALGEIPLERIAESDICANYSLYSSVASTSSGVELQNCEIIVLGNSPQSASDYDVSGGSEHQGPPGGGPVAAIASTHSPANTLELR
- a CDS encoding uracil-DNA glycosylase family protein encodes the protein MASDEQLNLFDPVSFSEPASAPGFQPELIPTSAKIPIPPGTYRSTQELFPHCDRCFRCGLGNTRTHAVVERGNPQAPIMIIGEGPGQNEDEQGLPFVGKSGQLLEKILASVELDTNRDVYICNIVKCRPPENRKPTATEIAACKPYLLEQIRLVDPKIILLTGATSLQGLLGEKRGITKIRGEWMEWEGRLCMPIFHPAYLLRNPSRETGSPKWLMWQDIQNVKNKLDEIRATS